TTCACCAATTAAACAACTCTTAAAAATGAAAACTTCAATTTTATTTCTTTCCGTTTTATGTTGTCTTTTTATCTTCAGTGCCTCTCATGTTTATGCTCAAGCTAAGAAAAAATCAGATTTAGGTCCTTATAAAGAATGTGGCAGTTGTGGAGTAGGTTGTATCAGTTGTACTGTTTGCGATGACAAAGAAATGAAAACCAATTGTAAAGAGTATATCTGCGATACTGCCGGAAATTGTGAAGAGTTACCAAAATCTAATTCTTCAGGTAAGTTTAACAACTATGACAAAACTAAATCAGATTGGATGAATACGAAATATGAGCAAACAACTAATACTACAACTACGACGGTTAATACCAACTATGTTTCACAAAAACAAATTAGCCAAAAAGCCTTTAACAGAGGTAAAACCACCGCAAATGTCATTCAAAAAGGAGCGTTAAAAGAAGGCGTGAACATCATTGCAGTCAATAAATTTAAAACCCTTGAAATTGTACAACAAAGCGGTCAGATTGTATCCATGTTCGCGGTTAATAACCAAAACAAAAGCAACGATTTAATTGCCGAAATTAATACAGCAAAAGCACAAAGCATTAAAACTACCGGCGGTAAAGGTTTAAACTTCCATTGCGGGTTTATTATATGCGAATGTGATGGTGAAGATGATTGTATCAAAATGTTCGATACTAACGTTTGTTCCGGAGATGCTTATTGCGATTCGAATACCGGAAAATGTTATTGTATTAACTGGTAAATGTTTATAAACAATTAAGCCTTTATTTAAACAAGGATAGCAGAGATTATAAACCGCTATGAAGGATAAGAACTTCATAGCGGTTTTTTTCAATTTTTTAATATTGCCATTTTCTGAGTTTTAATTCAGCAATTCTTGGTTTAGCGGAATAAAAATTTAATCTTGTAGATAACATTGTTTCAATTATAGTCTTTTTTAGAAAAAACATAACCTTGATAGACAATTTAATCAAATTAGTGAGAGAGGGTCTTAGTAAGTGGAAGATAAACGGAAATCAAATCGCACCAATGAATTGAGTGGGCTACTGAATTTGGCATTTGCTATGTTTCACCTCAAAGCTTAACTCTCTAAGCTCATTTCGTGATCAATATGCTGTACGTGCCAAAAATTTGCAAATGGTTTATGGGGTAGAAACACTACCGGGTGACACCACGCTAAGGCAGGCAATAGACACAGAAGAGCCAAGAGCTTTGCAGGGTCTGTTCGGAGTATTTATACAGTTTTTGCGTGATTGTGGTGTGTTGCAACAACGTAGGGTGTTGGCTAAACTGAGCGGTTTTACGGCGGTAGCCATTGATGGTACCAATCATTATTGTTCAGGCAATAAGTGTTGTGCGCAATGTTTAGTGAAAGAGCATCGAGACGGGGAAACGGGTTACTACCATCAGACACATGGTGCGGTATGTGTTCATCCGGATCAGGCAACGGTATTTGTGTTAGGTGCAGAGGCTATAGTCAAACAAGACGGCAACAGTAAAAATGACTGCGAACTCAATGCCATTAAACGACTACTGCCACAGATTAGGGAAAGAATTGGAGCGGAAAAGATTATCGTCCTTTTAGACGGACTATATTGCAATGGAGCTAAATGGGCAACATCAGGACAAGACGACCAATTATTTTGAGGTAAGTGTGCAAGACAAAAGCACCGGCGAGCAACTTTATAATGGTACTTTTATCACTGACTTCTTGTCTATTGATGAAACGACCTTTCAAGAACTATTTGCCGTAGCCCGTTGTCGGTAGAAAATAGAAAATGAAACCTTTAATACCCTCAAAAATCAGAGTTATCACTTAGAGCACAATTACGTACATGGACAGATGTACTTGGCTACCAACTTTATGCTACTTACCTTTTTAGCCTTTTTAGTAAACCAAATAGCCCAACATCTTGACCAAGATTTCCAAGCTGCCAAAAAAAACTGCCAAAACCCTCATAGCATTGTGGGAATAAGTAAGAGCGTTTGTTTATTTTGTCCCAATAACTTCTATCGGGGCAGTTTATAGATTTATTGGTAAAGCCGAACAACTTAAAGTACCCCGCTTGAATAGAATTATAGTAAATTATCCCTAAACCGAGAATCGCTGAGTTGCTGAAGCATATATGTAGCCAATAACGAGGTGAAACAAACAACCTATATGGTTTGGGGCATAAAACAACCTGCTACCCAAATGGTTAATGGGTTTTGGTACAAATGTTAAGAAAAAAGACGGTAAAAGGCATACCGCTTTTACAAAAGTGCAGCAACGCGGCACAATCAAGTGTTTGGGGTGGTATTTGTGGGTTACAAGGTGTTGTATGTTTGCTCTATAAACCACCAGAAGAAACGGTTGATTGTTAACTCGTTACCTTACAGAACTCCACCCAATGGCTGAGGCATTAGCAGTATGATGGGCATAGTCTCCTGTAACTATTACCTGGCCATTAAGGTCAAAATCTCCGTTAACATAACCAGTGAACCCTAATTGGTTTCTGAATACGTTGTAATCTTGGTAATTAATGACACCGTCTGCATTGGCATCGCCTGCCTTGAGGCCGTAAGTAAAGTTTAACGGCGCTAATTGTGTAACGCCGCCTGCTACATTGGCGGGGAGTGTAAAATTGTAAGGCGTGCCGGCATTGGGTAAGCTAAGGATATTAGCGCTCACAACCGCCAGATGATTGCGATGCCTAATGGCTATTTTGTAGTTATTGCCATGATAAAAACCGGCTGCCGGAAACAAGGCACCTACAGTGCCGTCGGTATGTAGTACCACGCCGTCGTTTCGTAAAAAAGCTGCTTTACGAAAAATTACATTGCCTAACAGGTCGCATACATCCACCAAAATCCAATCTACCACATTGGGTGGTATGCTTTCTACACTTTCGGTGCCTTCATAATACCATGGATCTGAATTATAGGGTTGGAATAATGGTATCATGTTGAGGTTGCTTAGTGTAGTATTCATATTGTTTGTACCAGAGTTGAAAGGACCTTGTAAGTTTACAGTAGCTTCTACCCTTACTCCTGGTGAGGGTGTGCCACTAATGTTTATATTGTCTAAATACAAGTTATTACCATATCCATTTATGGCTACAAAACGCACCAATACCGAATTGCCGACATATTGGTTTAACTCAATGGTTTCTGTACGCCATTGGCTACAATCTGGCACAAAGTTGTTTATAGTAGCGGGAGCGGTGGCTAAGTTGCTACCGCTTTTGTCATAAACAGTATTAAAATCAATGCCGCAGTTGTTAGAAACTTCTACCCTAAGGGCATCAAAGTAGGTGGCATCATAAGGGGCATAGGCTATATCAAAGGTAAAGGTGCTGTTGGATAGAGAAGAAAGGTCATAAATAGGGAGGGTCAAAATATCTACCTGCCCTGTGGAGCTATAATTATAGTGATTTAAAAAAGCCGATTGCCCGTTACAAACAGTTGTTTGTGCAGTCCAGGTTATATGGTTATCGGCGTTTACTACTTCGTATCCAGGTGGGGGGAATGGGGAGGAGAAATTTTGCGAGCCGGGTGGATTTAATGCCTGATTAACCAAAACTAAAACGGAATTGGATAACGGAGATACGCAATTGGAACTTAGTATTGAGTAAATTTCTACTGTATAATGCCCTTCGGCACCTATAGAACCTACAGTAAGAGTTGATGCTGAGGCACCTTTTATCAAATCGCCATCTTTGTACCAACGATAGTTATAATGCATAGATGAAAAAGGAGGTAGTATTGCCGATGCTGTTAAAACACCGCTGCCTCCTCGGCATAAAGTTAGTTCTGAAGGAGTAATGATGGGCCCATCGGGAGGAAGTTCAATAAGTACAATCGGTGAAGATTGAGTAGTAAAACAGTTGGACATTGCTGCATGTTGTAAACGTACTGTATAACTTCCGGGGTTGAAAACTAATAAACTTGAAGAGCTAGTCATTTGTATAAAGGTGCCGTTCCTGAACCAATGGTAAACGAATTCTGGATAGCCAGCTGGTATTGATGAGGCAGTAAGGGTAATAGGTACAATACACAAATTATTGCTGGAGGGCGGGTTTATGGTGGGGTTGGTAGGCGGTAAGTTGCAACCTCCTGCTACCAATGTTTGTAAGTTTACAGTATTAGCGACCTGAAAATTGTTGTTGTTGTTAAAATTGTCTATTGCAGCCGCAGCAGGGCGGGAAAATGAGTGATTGGTGGCATTGGCAGCTACAAAATTGCCATTTAGGTTTGCTCTGGGCATTGTGTAGAAGTCAATAGCTTGTAAGCGTGTCTGGTTGTTTACCACCAAAGGACACTGCCAATGACCTGTTGGATTAGTTATTATAGTGGCCGGCTGTGCCATTAGTGCAAGCATCAATATAATGTTTACTACTGTTACATTGGAGTTGGTATTTTTTTTCATAGAACAGACTGTTTAATATGTGATAAAAAAAGAGACATATTGAAAATATAGCATTGTTTAAGGACTGCAACATCTATCATTTTGAAAAACAAAACACACAATATCAGGTATTGCATATTGTGTTATTTTATTGAATAATAAACAATGATTAGAAAAAAGTGGCAAAAAAGCAATCTCACTTAAAAACGATATTAAATAATATATTTATTATTTAATAAAAATGACACTGTTCCCTTCTGCAATTCTCGGTTTAACGGAATAAAAATATAATCTTGTAGATAACATTGTTGCAAGAATAGTCTTTTTTTTAGAAAAAACATAACCATGATAGACAATTTATTCAAATTTGTGAGAGAGGGTCTTAGTAAGGTGGAAGGTAAACGGAAATCAAATTGCACCAATGAATTGGGTGAGCTACTGAATTTGGCATTTGCTATGTTTCACTTCAAAGCTTAGCTCTCATTTTGGTACTTTTATCACTGACTTCTTGCCTATTGATGAAACGACCGTTCAAGAACTATGTGTCGTAGCCCGTTGTCGGTGGAAAATAGAAAATGAACCCTTAAATACCCTCAAAAATCAGGGTTACAACTTAGAGCACAATTACGTACATGGACAGATGTACTTGCCTACCAACTTTATGCTACTTACCTTTTTTTCCTTTTTAGTAAACCAAATAGCCCAACATCTTGACCAAGATTTCCAAGCTGCCAAAAAAGCTGCCAAAACCCTCAAAGCATTGTGGGAAAAAGTAAGAGCGCTTGTTTATTTTGTCCCAATAACTTCTATCGGGGCAGTTTATAGATTTATTGGTAAAGCCGAACAACTTAAAGTACCCCGCTTGAATAGAATTATAGTAAATTATCCCTAAACCGAGAATCGCTGGTTTTTAATTGCAACTTCCTCCGTTTTTAAAACAAGAAATGGTTCATTTCCTGTTTCAATTCTCTTTGAAATTGCAATTTTCAGAGTTTGAATTTCAATTTTCTCCGGTTTTCAAATAAGAAATGGTTCATTTCCTGTTTCAATTCTCTTTGAAATTGCAATTTGGCCGGTTCTTAAAATAAGAAATGGTTCATTTCCTGTTTCAATTCTCCTTTAAATTGCAATTTCACTCGTTTTTCAAACAAGAAATGGTTCATTTCCTGTTTCATTTTTCTTTACAATTGCAATTTTCTAAGTTTTAATTGAAATGTTTTTCAACCTTTTTCTGTTTATTATCTCTAAAATTTGAAAATGGCGTAGCAAAACAGCAATAAGGGTTAGTGTTTTTTCGATGTTGTCCGTTATATTTTTAAAGGAAGGGGAGGGCATTTTTAATTAACGGCTAAATTTTAAATTCAAAAATTCACAATACTATTGTCAACTTTTAGGGTTTGTGTTTTGTCTTGAGAAAGTTTCGTTTTTGTGTTAAAATTTGAGCGTTAGATTTGGGTTGTTGTTACGGGCTTAGTGTGGACTTCTGATTTCATAAAAAGTAACTGCGTGTAATTATGCTAAGAAAAACAACCGTAGTCGAAAATTTTCATTTGATTTAATTTTACTGCTTTTTACTTTAAATTTTTGTGTTTAAAAAAAACATCCTTTGAACTTTTACCCCAATAATTTGCGTTTTTAACCTGATAACTTAGTTATTTAACATTTAAAACATCCGGACAGATGGAAAAGAAAGAGAAAATTTCAGAAATGTTTGAAGACCTGATCAACAAAGGTGCTCAAAGTTTGAATAAAGGCATGGATATGCTCGACAAAACCATGAAAGATGTATTTAGCGGTAGTGGTGGAAATGCCGGAAAAACTACAGGCACAGTTCCTACAATCAATATTGTAGAAACCGGTGAAAATTTCAGGGTTGAAGTTGCTGCTCCCGGCTATACTAAATCTGATTTTAAACTACAGGTAAACAATGATGCCCTGACTATCAGTGCTGAAAAAACAGTGGACAGCGAAAAAGAAGGCGAGCAGTTTGTATTGCGCGAGCATACCTATTCTGCGTTCTCCCGATCGTTTAAACTCGACCCCGATATAGATGTCAAAAAAATCAGTGCTGCCTATCAGGATGGTATTTTGATCATCACATTGGGCAAAAAAGACGAAGCGATTAAACAACCCGGGACTGAAATACATATTGGCTAATGCAGGTTTCCGTTTTATTGTCGTTAAAAAAGGTTAATCTATAGGCAATTGAAAAATTTTTCTGTTGTTGTTTTGTTAATATTGCAATCGTCCAAAAACGTAAAACAAAATTTTATTTTAACCAAATACCTATAAACTATGCGTAAACTATTTCAGTTAGTACTTGCTGCTGTGTTGGGTAGTGCAGTTACCTTAATTGCCTACCAAAAAATGGGATTTATTCCTGCATCCAATCCGGGTAATTCAGAATCAATTACCAATTCTGAAAACCTGACAACACCTCATTCAACCCTTACTAACTATGGCATGCCCTCCTCTTTGCCGTTGAGCGCACCTACTGATTTTACTGCTGCTGCTGCTAAATCTACTCCGGCTGTGGTGCATATTCAATCCACCATTCAATATCAGGCAACATCCAATCAGTACACAAATCCTTTTGATTTTTTTGGCGATGATTTCTTTTTTGGCCCCAGAGGCAGAGGGGGTCAGCCAAGGCCTCAGATTGCAACCGGATCCGGAGTTATTCTGAGTTCTGACGGATATATCGTAACCAATAATCACGTTGTAGCCAAAGCCACAGAGCTGGAAGTTACCTTATATGACAAAAGAACCTACAAGGCGACTCTCGTAGGAACAGACCCTTCGACCGATCTGGCTGTGATTAAAATTGACGATACCAACCTTCCGACCCTTGCATTGGCTAATTCTGACGAAGCGCAGGTTGGCGAATGGGTGTTGGCTGTCGGCAATCCGTTTAACCTCGAATCGACAGTTACCGCAGGTATTGTCAGTGCGAAAGGCCGCAATATCAAAATATTGGAAGATAAGATGGCCATTGAATCGTTTATTCAAACAGATGCCGCAGTCAATCAGGGAAATAGTGGAGGGGCTTTGGTCAATACCTCCGGGCAATTGTTGGGTATCAATACCGCAATTGCAACGCCAACCGGAACCTATGCCGGCTATTCTTTTGCTGTGCCTGCCAATATTGTCGGTAAAGTGGTAGATGATCTGAAAAAATACGGCGTGGTTCAGCGTGCGTTTTTAGGCATCAGCATTAGCAATGTTGACGGAAAATTGGCCAAAGAAAACGGGCTGAACGTTACACAAGGCGTTTATGTGGGTGAATTGTTGGAATCCGGTCCGGCAGTTGAAGCCGGTATCACCAAAGGCGATGTGATTGTCCGAATTGGAAATGCCGAAATCAAGTCTATTTCTGAGCTTCAGGAACAAATTGCACTTCACCGCCCCGGCGACCGGCTTATGGTTACCGTAAACAGAAAAGGTGCCGAAAAAACATTACCGGTAGTTTTGAAAAATAAAGAAGGCAATACCGGATTGGTTACCAAAAACACCGAAAAACTTGATTTGTTAACCTCCTTAGGCGCTGAGTTTGAAAACCTGACCAACCGCGAAAGTGCAGATTTGGGAATTCAGGGCGGAGTGCGGGTAAAAAAGCTAAAAAACGGCCAATTATCCAACAATACCAATATTCGCGAAGGATTTATCATCACTAAAGTTGACGATACCCTGGTATCTTCGACCGATCAATTGTCCGAAGTTTTGTACGAGAAAAAAGGCAACGGCGCATTGCTGAAGGGCATCTATCCCAATGCTCCCAAAAGCACTTATTTTTATGGAATAGGAATATAGATGTAACTTTTATGAGCCTTTAGCTCCTTGTCTGAAGCTCGCTACAAAAAAACTCCCCTTTTGCAATGCCTGAGGCATGAAAAAGGGGAGTTTTCGTTTAGTAAGGTATCTGTTGAAGCGACAGGGTTGTGTGTTTAGAGATACAAAAAAGGTTAAAAGTTTGGGCGCAAAATTCCGTGTTTGTAGAAGTCTGCGATGTATTGCACTACTTCATTCACCTGACTTTGACAGTTAAATGAGATAACCCGTTAATAATCAATGATAATAAGAAATAAAAAACCGCAATTGTAGTGGCAACTTTTTTTCTTAGGCTATTGTTTTTAAGACAATATGCTTACATTTGCGGTATGTTTGTAAAAGCCACTAAATCTAAAAACCATACGTATATTCAGTTAGTGGAATCTTTTCGTGAAGGAAAGACTACCAAGCACAAGGTAATTGCCAACTTTGGTCGCCTTGACCAGTTGCGTGATTCAGGATTCCTACTATCAGTTGGGCAGAAATTGCTGTCATTGAATAACACGCCTTGCATTGGGGCAGAGAATTTGCAGGAA
This is a stretch of genomic DNA from Sphingobacteriales bacterium. It encodes these proteins:
- a CDS encoding Hsp20/alpha crystallin family protein translates to MKDVFSGSGGNAGKTTGTVPTINIVETGENFRVEVAAPGYTKSDFKLQVNNDALTISAEKTVDSEKEGEQFVLREHTYSAFSRSFKLDPDIDVKKISAAYQDGILIITLGKKDEAIKQPGTEIHIG
- a CDS encoding Do family serine endopeptidase produces the protein MRKLFQLVLAAVLGSAVTLIAYQKMGFIPASNPGNSESITNSENLTTPHSTLTNYGMPSSLPLSAPTDFTAAAAKSTPAVVHIQSTIQYQATSNQYTNPFDFFGDDFFFGPRGRGGQPRPQIATGSGVILSSDGYIVTNNHVVAKATELEVTLYDKRTYKATLVGTDPSTDLAVIKIDDTNLPTLALANSDEAQVGEWVLAVGNPFNLESTVTAGIVSAKGRNIKILEDKMAIESFIQTDAAVNQGNSGGALVNTSGQLLGINTAIATPTGTYAGYSFAVPANIVGKVVDDLKKYGVVQRAFLGISISNVDGKLAKENGLNVTQGVYVGELLESGPAVEAGITKGDVIVRIGNAEIKSISELQEQIALHRPGDRLMVTVNRKGAEKTLPVVLKNKEGNTGLVTKNTEKLDLLTSLGAEFENLTNRESADLGIQGGVRVKKLKNGQLSNNTNIREGFIITKVDDTLVSSTDQLSEVLYEKKGNGALLKGIYPNAPKSTYFYGIGI